Proteins encoded by one window of Chryseobacterium foetidum:
- a CDS encoding pectinesterase family protein produces MSSTFKNFLTVISPLVILLNIFSFKTSDRTIVVSKDGKADFKTIQEAINSVENNSERKTKIIIRPGTYREKIIVPDTKSPVILIGENPENTILVYDDHASKQNAEGRNIGTTGSSTLFIFSNDFSAKNITFQNDAGPVGQAVAVLTTGDRIAFENCKFLGFQDTLYTKGAQDNPDKTKVSRNYFKNCYIEGTTDYIFGAGTAVFENCTIYSKKNASYVTAASTIEGNEFGYVFINCNLTGDADANSVYLGRPWRPFAKTVYVNCAIDSTIKQEGWHNWSKPDAEKTTFYAEYNSKGSGANAEKRVSWSHQLTKEQSKKYTAKNILKGKDNWNFKKSFK; encoded by the coding sequence ATGTCATCAACTTTCAAAAATTTTCTCACAGTAATTTCACCATTGGTCATTCTTCTCAATATTTTTTCTTTCAAAACTTCCGACAGAACAATCGTGGTTTCGAAAGACGGAAAAGCAGATTTCAAAACCATTCAGGAAGCCATAAATTCTGTTGAAAACAACTCTGAAAGAAAGACAAAAATCATCATTAGACCCGGAACTTACAGAGAAAAAATAATTGTTCCCGACACAAAAAGTCCTGTCATTTTGATTGGAGAAAATCCTGAAAACACAATTCTCGTTTACGATGATCATGCTTCAAAGCAAAATGCTGAAGGTAGAAATATCGGAACCACGGGATCTTCTACCCTATTCATTTTTTCAAATGATTTTTCAGCTAAAAATATCACTTTTCAAAACGATGCAGGTCCTGTCGGACAGGCCGTTGCCGTTTTAACAACTGGCGACAGAATCGCTTTTGAGAACTGTAAATTCTTAGGATTTCAGGACACACTTTACACTAAAGGTGCTCAGGACAATCCTGATAAAACAAAAGTTTCCCGAAACTATTTTAAAAACTGCTACATCGAAGGAACTACCGACTATATTTTCGGAGCCGGAACCGCAGTATTTGAAAACTGTACAATTTACTCTAAAAAAAATGCATCTTACGTTACCGCAGCTTCTACCATCGAGGGAAATGAGTTCGGTTACGTATTTATTAACTGTAATTTAACAGGCGATGCAGATGCAAATTCTGTATATTTGGGTCGTCCGTGGAGGCCGTTTGCCAAAACAGTTTACGTTAACTGTGCAATCGATTCCACAATTAAACAGGAAGGTTGGCATAACTGGTCTAAACCTGATGCAGAGAAAACTACTTTCTATGCAGAATACAATTCAAAAGGTTCAGGAGCCAACGCTGAGAAAAGAGTTTCATGGTCTCATCAACTTACAAAAGAACAAAGTAAAAAATATACAGCAAAAAATATTTTGAAAGGA